The genomic interval ATAGAATTTAAGCGACAAGCAAGAACCTGATCGATCCTAGCAATCCGCTCCTCTGTAAGGAAGGTATGAAGGTGATGAATGATCCCTTCTTTTGAATAGGTTTGAAGCAACTCTTCTAGCATAATAACAAAGTACTACGCCTGTAGAGTTTAGCTCAATAAAAAATACTCTGCACACGACAATTTTTGGAAGGCAAGGGGCGAGCGAGGCAAAACCAGATTTTCTTGAATAACGAATCCCATAGCCAAAGCGCTATGGGTGAGGAAGAAAGGAAATCTGGTGAAGCCGCAGCCGTCCATCGACTCCAAAAATTATCGTGTACAGAGCAAAAACGATCTCGCTTTGAACATCGAGCTCATCCACAAAGATTAACGCTTTGTTTTCTTCTTTTTGCTATCCTTGGACCAAGTGATCGTATGGTAGATAAAGGCGACGCCAAACAACACGTAAATGATGCGGACGAGCCACTCGCGATCAAAGACACACTCGACCAAATTCAATCGATACAGTCCCACGAATCCCCAAACAATTCCACCTAGAACCAAGAAAAGGACAGCTAAACCATCTAGTCTTTTCAACGTAATGGATATCCTCCGCTTAATCTATTTATTTCCAACGTTTTTTAATTTGTTTCCAACCTACTGCTTGGTAAACTGCAGATATACCGACTAAGATATAAATCACACGATATAGCCACTCAGGTCTAATAAAAGTTTCGATAAGATTAAAATTAAATAATCCGATCAGCCCCCAATTAAGACCACCAAGACAAAGGAAAATACAAACAAGTGTATCTAGTTTCTTCATTGCCTACTCCTTAAACAATCCCAAATAAGAGCAGGGGCAATTATATCGCATTGCCTTCGCTCTATAATTAACTAATTACAAAACCAGAAAGTTTATTTCAAATAATAATTTTTATTTATTTTCTATCTTGCTGAGAGTGTTAGAGAGTGTCGTCAAATTATCTCTGATGGAAGAGTTCTTTCTATAACCCCGGAGTGCTACTAATATTAATTAAGGGGATTTTCGATTTTTTTTCAGGTTTATGGGGGCAAAATGACCACATACTCCAGTAGAGCAGGGGTCATTTTGCCCCTCTGAACCTGGAGGAAAAGAAAAATTCAAGCAATTGATATAGTAGCACTCCGGGGTATAAGAGATCTCCAAGGCGCCCAATAGAGAGAGCCCCAAAGTGGGCTCTTGAAGTAGGGCAACGCTGGAGATTTCAATAGAAAGGGCTAAGACAGCAGCGAGAATTTGACAATACTCTCTAAAATTTCACACATTTTTTTTCTGTCCAGTACTCATCCCCATAAGAATAAAGGATCTGTTTCCCCTTCTTAATTCCATGAGCTCCTGAGGTAAAAACAATGCGTGGCCCCTTTTCTGTATAATACTCCCAAGGGATCGCATTATTTTTTGCTTCCCCTTCAGCGCAGTGGTTCATGAAGCGGGCCCAATTCCCATGTTTGGCCGCATCAATGGAGTAAGTCTTATAGTCTGAGAAAGAAAAGGTGCTATCGTGATCAGGATCGATATCATCATCGAGCATGAGAAGACCTGTATACTGCACTAAAGTAGAGTAAGGAGGGATATCCTCCTTAGCAAAAACGCCATAGCCCACAACTGGGTTAATAAAACGGATCGCGATCCGTCTATTATACCGTTCATCACAGCCATCTCTTTCGAGCTGTCTGAAAAAGGCATCGAACCGTTCCTGCCGAAAGTCGGAGATAAGGGGTTCAGCCTTTTTGTAAAACCGTTTCCATGACCGATTGAAGCGATCCTCTACTTTTTTTTGCACTTTAATATTTTCCAAGTAAACAATAGGGGTTTCAATATCAAAGTACTTTTTAAACATAGGATCAACTCTCTTTTTATGTGCCATAAAACCACCAGTAAAGAATATTGACTTTTAATTGCAACAATATTTATGACGAAAAGAAAGGAGACTTTAATGGGAAAGCCTACTATAGAACAAGACACAAAAATTCAAAGCCAAACCTACTTAGTCATTGGATTAGCAAACCTAGTCGGTCTAACTTTGGGACTTACTATTAACCTTTGGTGGCTAACAATCTGCTTTATCCTTTGCATAGGGCTCATCGTTTCTTTTATCAGAAAAATCTGCCCCCTTTGTATCCTTTTAGCAAAAATGCCCTGGAACCGTTAAACCAAGCTTTGAAATTGTTCAGCAATTCAGGTTGTTAAAGACCTCAGCCAAGTCGTTGAAGGATTCCGACGAGATGGTTGGGGGTGGCCAGACTCGAACTGGCGAAGACCGAAGTCGATGGATTTACAGTCCATTGCAATTGCCGCTATGCGACACCCCCAAAGGGACCCGTGAGTGCCTGGGGCACTCACAGAGAATGCTGGAGAAAGGACTTGAACCCTCAACCGTCCGATTACAAGTCGGGCGCTCTACCAATTGAGCTACTCCAGCAGAAAGAGGCTTTTTATATCAGATCGAGCGATTCCGATCAAGAGCCGTTTTGTTTTTTTACCTTATCGTCGAGTTTTTTAGGGGGTTCGGCAGGGGGCTCTTTAGAGAGCATCCCAGCGATCCGCTGCACACTATTTTCGACCGATTTTGGGGTGGCGGCAGTAAAAGTACGCCGCTGCAACGGCGACTTCAGAGCGCAACATTTTTTAAATTTTTTTCCCGATCCGCAGGGGCACGGATCATTTCTGCCAACTTCTTGTTTCATAAATTCCTTTTTAACAAGCCAGTATATATAACCCTAGAATTCTTGTCTTTTTTTATTTAGAGGAGTTATACTTCACCCATGACTCAGCTTCGAAAAAAAATTGAAAGTGCTTGCCGGAAAGCCCTTTTTGACTTCCAGCTCCTCGAGGGTGCTGAAGGGATTGCGGTGGCTCTTAGTGGGGGGAAAGATAGCATCACATTGCTTCTGATGCTGAAGGCCATTTTGGGACGGGGTTTTCCTGATCTTCCCTTGCATGCGATCCATGTAACAGGAGAATTTTCTTGCGGCGCTTCGGTCCAAGAAAGTTTTTTACGGGGGATATGTGATAAGCTGGAGGTCCCTCTAATCATTCGTGAGTCGACCCAAAAACGGGAGACGCTTGCGTGTTACCGGTGTTCGCGAGAGCGGCGCCGCCTGATTTTCGATGCGGCAAAAGAGGTGGGGGCGCCGGTGGTTGCTTTTGGGCACCATGAAGATGATAGCATTCAAACCCTCCTCTTAAATCTTCTGCATAAGGGAGAGTTTGCAGCGAATTTGCCAAAGGTTCCGATGTATGATTATGGGGTGACGATTATTCGCCCTTTGATTTATGTTTCAGAAAAGGCACTCTATGAGTTTGCAAAGCAGGAAGGGTATGCCCGCATCACCTGCCAGTGCCCCGTGGGACAAAACTCTAAACGGATGGAAGTGAAAAAGCTCCTTGAAGAAATCAAGGTAAGCTTCCCCAATGTAGAAACAAACTTGGCACAAGCAGCCTTAAAGTATGGATCAAAAAAAGCGATAAGCCGGTGATTAAACCTGAACTTTTAGCGATTGGAATCTACGTGGCGATCTTATTTGGGATTGGATTCGCCTCTTACAGAAAACAACAAACGGCAACCGACTTTATCATCGGGGGACGTTCCCTTAACTACTGGCTCACCGCTATTGCTGCCCACGCCAGCGACATGAGCAGCTGGCTCTTTATGGGTTTTCCTGCTGTGATCTTTACGGGAGGACTTTTTAACAGTTGGTTTGCTGTGGGGCTCTGCCTTTTTATGTTCCTCAACTGGCTCTTTGTAGCGCCAAGAGTCCGGGTGAAAACCGAAGAGTATAATAGTTTAACCTTCTCCTCGTTTTTTGAGAGCCGTTTTCATGACACCTCGGGAATGATCCGGATTTTTACGGCGATCATCTCTTTGATTTTTTATACGATTTATATTTCTGCAGGAATCGTAGGACTTGGGATCTTAGTTGATTCCCTTTTTGGGATCGACTACCACCTTGCAATCTCTGTCGGAATCGTGGTTGTTGTCCCCTACCTCTTTATTGGAGGATATACCACTCTTGCTTGGATCGATCTTTTTCAAGGTTTTTTTCTCCTTTTAGCGATTGTTGCCGTCCCGGTGATTGCCATGCCTAAGGTGGGAGGTTTTGCGGGAATCCAAGAAGCGCTCACTACCCATGGCCTT from Candidatus Neptunochlamydia vexilliferae carries:
- a CDS encoding DUF378 domain-containing protein; translated protein: MKRLDGLAVLFLVLGGIVWGFVGLYRLNLVECVFDREWLVRIIYVLFGVAFIYHTITWSKDSKKKKTKR
- a CDS encoding DUF378 domain-containing protein yields the protein MKKLDTLVCIFLCLGGLNWGLIGLFNFNLIETFIRPEWLYRVIYILVGISAVYQAVGWKQIKKRWK
- a CDS encoding SET domain-containing protein-lysine N-methyltransferase, with product MAHKKRVDPMFKKYFDIETPIVYLENIKVQKKVEDRFNRSWKRFYKKAEPLISDFRQERFDAFFRQLERDGCDERYNRRIAIRFINPVVGYGVFAKEDIPPYSTLVQYTGLLMLDDDIDPDHDSTFSFSDYKTYSIDAAKHGNWARFMNHCAEGEAKNNAIPWEYYTEKGPRIVFTSGAHGIKKGKQILYSYGDEYWTEKKCVKF
- a CDS encoding SEC-C metal-binding domain-containing protein; protein product: MKQEVGRNDPCPCGSGKKFKKCCALKSPLQRRTFTAATPKSVENSVQRIAGMLSKEPPAEPPKKLDDKVKKQNGS
- a CDS encoding tRNA lysidine(34) synthetase, with the translated sequence MTQLRKKIESACRKALFDFQLLEGAEGIAVALSGGKDSITLLLMLKAILGRGFPDLPLHAIHVTGEFSCGASVQESFLRGICDKLEVPLIIRESTQKRETLACYRCSRERRRLIFDAAKEVGAPVVAFGHHEDDSIQTLLLNLLHKGEFAANLPKVPMYDYGVTIIRPLIYVSEKALYEFAKQEGYARITCQCPVGQNSKRMEVKKLLEEIKVSFPNVETNLAQAALKYGSKKAISR